A stretch of Sulfurimonas autotrophica DSM 16294 DNA encodes these proteins:
- the glp gene encoding gephyrin-like molybdotransferase Glp → MTLSIEKALELIYTNTKQKSIKILPIEEALGYILAQDIIATHNLPPFDNSAMDGYAVKIEDSDKCVNVTCSVFAGDDFKGELKHGEAIKIMTGARIPLGTQCIVPIEDVQECEDGVKLPDNLIISKHIRLSGEDIKKGTVLLSRGDRIDAHQITLLASQGISHIKVYKKPRVALFASGNELKMHFENVTDYQLYNTNTPTLLSRTQELGCEVEFIGTAIDTLEDLHLHVKSALDCDIIITSGGVSVGDADFTKEAFGAFGYEILFDKVAIKPGKPTTFGKIGDKIILNLPGNPMAAALNFELFGRSIIYAMSGAKAKFINTIDAKMKDDYKLRAGRRSLVPGYFDGEYFTVCEQFAPGMVSPLGSANAFIMIDESCEKIPKDSRVKTISTKFSFTTDTLKSLIS, encoded by the coding sequence ATGACACTCAGCATTGAAAAAGCGTTGGAATTAATTTATACAAATACAAAACAAAAATCTATAAAAATCCTTCCTATTGAAGAAGCTTTAGGTTATATATTGGCCCAGGATATCATAGCAACCCACAACCTCCCTCCCTTTGACAACTCGGCGATGGACGGTTATGCCGTAAAAATAGAAGACTCTGACAAATGTGTAAACGTTACATGCAGCGTTTTTGCCGGAGATGATTTTAAGGGTGAGCTCAAACACGGTGAGGCTATTAAAATAATGACAGGGGCAAGAATACCACTCGGAACACAATGCATAGTTCCGATTGAAGATGTGCAAGAGTGTGAAGATGGTGTCAAACTTCCTGATAATCTTATAATTTCTAAACATATTCGCCTTAGTGGTGAAGATATCAAAAAGGGAACTGTTTTATTGTCCCGCGGAGACAGAATTGACGCTCATCAAATTACTCTGTTGGCTTCACAGGGAATCAGTCATATAAAAGTATATAAAAAACCCCGTGTGGCACTTTTTGCTTCTGGTAATGAGTTGAAAATGCACTTTGAGAATGTAACAGATTATCAGCTTTACAATACAAATACACCGACCCTGCTCTCACGCACACAAGAGCTTGGCTGTGAAGTTGAGTTTATAGGTACGGCGATAGACACCTTGGAAGATTTGCATTTACATGTAAAGAGTGCTCTTGATTGTGACATCATTATAACTTCAGGGGGTGTAAGTGTCGGAGATGCCGATTTTACAAAAGAAGCTTTTGGTGCTTTTGGTTATGAAATACTCTTTGACAAAGTGGCAATCAAACCGGGTAAACCGACAACTTTTGGTAAAATCGGCGATAAAATTATCTTAAATCTTCCGGGAAATCCAATGGCTGCAGCACTCAATTTTGAACTTTTTGGCAGAAGTATCATTTATGCCATGAGCGGTGCAAAAGCAAAGTTTATAAATACAATAGATGCGAAAATGAAAGACGATTACAAACTAAGAGCAGGCAGAAGAAGTCTGGTTCCTGGGTATTTTGACGGTGAATATTTCACTGTATGTGAGCAGTTTGCACCAGGCATGGTCTCACCGCTCGGATCTGCAAATGCTTTTATAATGATAGATGAATCTTGTGAAAAAATTCCAAAAGACTCAAGAGTAAAAACTATAAGCACAAAGTTCAGTTTTACAACCGATACCCTAAAAAGTCTGATAAGCTAA
- a CDS encoding 6-pyruvoyl trahydropterin synthase family protein yields MIIRKLFKFENAHIVRGCSTVKCRSSIHGHSYKVELLFASNFLDNGQMVYDFGLMKQNMKDLVESFDHAIALWRDDNPEFVHDMKKHSARWVELPVSPSAEQFSRVIFVMIDKLLSLTSTINGEKEVKMHSVIVHETDTGYAQCFSADAYSKNMGKIKLEEIIFSRQVLNDFTDKELFEKIKRGEKFLNPESV; encoded by the coding sequence GTGATTATCAGAAAACTATTTAAATTTGAAAATGCACATATTGTGCGGGGATGTTCAACTGTGAAATGCAGAAGCTCCATTCATGGACATTCTTATAAAGTTGAACTGCTTTTTGCATCCAACTTTTTAGATAATGGGCAGATGGTCTATGATTTTGGTCTGATGAAACAGAATATGAAAGATTTGGTGGAGAGTTTTGACCATGCTATTGCACTTTGGCGAGATGATAATCCTGAATTTGTGCACGATATGAAAAAACACTCTGCACGCTGGGTAGAACTGCCGGTTTCACCTTCAGCAGAACAGTTTTCACGTGTGATTTTTGTTATGATAGACAAGCTCCTTTCCCTGACATCAACAATAAACGGTGAAAAAGAGGTCAAAATGCACTCTGTCATTGTTCATGAAACAGATACAGGCTATGCCCAGTGTTTCAGTGCAGATGCCTATTCAAAAAATATGGGTAAAATAAAACTTGAAGAGATCATTTTTTCGCGACAGGTGCTTAATGACTTTACAGATAAAGAGCTTTTTGAAAAAATAAAAAGAGGAGAGAAGTTTTTAAACCCCGAGTCTGTTTAG
- a CDS encoding 7-carboxy-7-deazaguanine synthase QueE has product MIYLVEHFYSIQGEGKYVGTPSLFFRFGGCNMKCEGFGCKETASDGAEVLGCDTVYAVNKEHFLQNWIPINKAQELLSILSLYDLPEAVDIVLTGGEPLIYANDEIFVDFLEVLVEQGHQITFETNGSLAVDFEKYPVYKECVFALSIKLSNSGEPLNKRLRGNVIYNIASNAKDAFFKFSIDKESINIALEEEIESVTIHSPQTKVYCMPVAGSKKELEENTEPLIEFCKAKGYNFSDRLHIRIWDANKGV; this is encoded by the coding sequence ATGATTTATCTCGTTGAGCATTTTTACTCTATTCAAGGTGAAGGCAAGTATGTAGGCACACCTTCTCTTTTTTTTCGTTTTGGCGGATGCAATATGAAGTGCGAAGGCTTCGGCTGCAAAGAAACTGCTTCAGACGGAGCAGAAGTCCTGGGCTGTGATACGGTCTACGCCGTGAATAAAGAGCATTTTTTGCAAAACTGGATTCCTATTAATAAAGCGCAAGAACTGCTCAGTATATTGTCTTTATATGATTTACCAGAAGCCGTGGATATAGTTCTTACCGGAGGGGAGCCTCTTATTTATGCAAATGATGAAATATTTGTTGACTTTTTAGAAGTATTGGTAGAGCAGGGGCACCAAATAACCTTCGAGACAAACGGTTCACTTGCTGTTGACTTTGAAAAGTATCCGGTCTATAAAGAGTGTGTATTCGCTCTTTCTATCAAGCTTTCCAACTCAGGTGAACCTTTAAATAAACGTTTGCGCGGCAATGTCATTTATAATATCGCCTCAAATGCAAAAGATGCTTTTTTTAAATTTTCGATTGACAAAGAGTCTATAAATATTGCTTTAGAAGAAGAAATAGAGAGTGTGACGATTCATTCGCCGCAAACAAAGGTTTACTGTATGCCTGTAGCAGGCAGTAAAAAAGAGCTGGAAGAAAATACCGAACCGCTTATAGAATTTTGCAAAGCCAAAGGGTATAATTTCAGTGACAGGCTGCATATAAGAATTTGGGATGCGAATAAGGGTGTATAA
- the moaA gene encoding GTP 3',8-cyclase MoaA codes for MLIDSYDRVVDYLRVSVTERCNFRCQYCMPEKPFSWVPKENLLSFEELFEFMKVAIDEGVKKIRITGGEPLLREDLDKFIKMIYDYEPSIDLAMTTNAFLLKGTAQRLKNAGLKRINVSIDTLKPEVAQAIAGKDVLKNVLEGVEEARKVGLKVKVNMVPMKNMNADEIVDVLEYCKERDMSVRFIEYMENKFAKADISGLKSPELLDILRQKFEFEDEGFDGSSPSHYYRMIDGYRFGIIEPYGDDFCKQCNRIRLTAEGNLIPCLYFDEAMSIAESIKRGDIKGAAAVLKEVVRTKPEKNRWGGEDDEASNRAFYETGG; via the coding sequence ATGCTTATTGATAGCTATGATAGAGTTGTTGACTATTTAAGAGTTTCTGTAACAGAGAGATGTAACTTTAGATGTCAATACTGTATGCCGGAAAAACCTTTTTCATGGGTTCCAAAAGAAAATTTATTAAGTTTTGAAGAGCTGTTTGAATTTATGAAAGTTGCCATTGATGAGGGTGTAAAAAAGATTCGTATAACCGGCGGAGAACCGCTTTTACGCGAAGATTTAGACAAATTCATCAAAATGATTTATGATTATGAACCTTCAATTGATTTGGCAATGACAACCAATGCTTTTTTGCTCAAAGGTACAGCACAAAGACTTAAAAATGCAGGACTCAAGCGCATCAACGTCAGCATAGATACACTCAAGCCTGAAGTGGCTCAAGCAATTGCCGGCAAAGATGTACTGAAAAATGTTTTAGAGGGTGTCGAAGAAGCCCGCAAAGTTGGACTTAAAGTAAAAGTCAATATGGTTCCTATGAAAAATATGAACGCAGATGAGATTGTTGATGTACTGGAGTATTGTAAAGAACGCGATATGAGTGTGCGTTTTATAGAATATATGGAAAATAAATTTGCAAAAGCGGATATTTCGGGGCTAAAATCACCTGAACTTTTAGATATTCTCAGACAAAAGTTTGAATTTGAAGATGAGGGTTTTGACGGGTCTTCCCCATCGCATTATTATAGAATGATAGATGGTTATAGATTTGGAATTATTGAGCCGTATGGAGATGATTTTTGTAAACAGTGCAACCGTATCAGACTAACAGCAGAAGGGAATCTTATACCATGTTTGTATTTTGATGAGGCAATGAGTATTGCAGAGTCCATCAAGCGTGGGGACATTAAAGGTGCAGCGGCTGTTTTAAAAGAAGTTGTACGTACGAAACCGGAAAAAAATCGTTGGGGTGGAGAAGATGATGAAGCCTCTAACAGAGCTTTTTATGAGACGGGTGGATGA